One segment of Pontibacter akesuensis DNA contains the following:
- a CDS encoding trans-sulfuration enzyme family protein, producing the protein MDISYIINELGEEREAYFQAVAPPIYQTSNFASATVAEMRHKLLHEEDEYMYTRGNNPTVTLLEKKLAALEGAEHAIAFGSGIAAVAAAILSQVKAGDHVVYTQHPYSWTKSLLRKFLPRFGVEATMVDGTDPENYRRAIRPNTTLLYLESPTSFTFDLQDIPAVTAIARAHGCATIIDNSCASPLHQRPLQLGVDLVVHSCTKYIGGHSDVMGGVICGSREAINKIFKSEYMTLGAILGPHDAWLLLRGLRTLPVRMERVAASTRQVVDYLAQHPKVERVLFPFLPSHPQYALAQKQMRSNSGQFSILLKTKELEQVELFCNSLHRFLMAASWGGHESLIFPVAASYATDQPAPILPLNLVRFYVGLEDPDYLIQDLEQALDKV; encoded by the coding sequence ATGGACATATCCTACATCATCAATGAACTGGGAGAGGAGCGGGAAGCGTACTTTCAGGCGGTGGCTCCACCCATCTACCAGACCAGCAATTTCGCTAGCGCCACAGTAGCCGAAATGCGGCACAAGCTGTTGCACGAGGAAGACGAGTACATGTACACGCGCGGCAACAACCCGACTGTAACGCTGCTGGAGAAGAAGCTGGCCGCTCTGGAGGGCGCTGAACACGCGATAGCCTTCGGTAGTGGCATCGCGGCCGTGGCGGCAGCCATTCTCTCGCAAGTGAAGGCCGGTGACCATGTGGTGTACACGCAGCACCCCTACAGCTGGACCAAATCACTGCTGCGTAAATTTCTGCCGCGCTTCGGGGTAGAGGCTACCATGGTGGATGGCACGGATCCGGAAAACTACCGCCGCGCCATCCGTCCCAATACTACGCTGCTGTACCTGGAGAGCCCTACTTCCTTTACTTTCGATCTGCAGGACATTCCGGCAGTCACGGCTATTGCTAGAGCGCACGGCTGCGCTACGATTATCGACAACAGTTGCGCCAGCCCGCTGCACCAGCGGCCGCTGCAGTTGGGCGTGGACCTGGTGGTGCATTCCTGCACCAAGTATATCGGCGGGCACTCGGATGTGATGGGCGGAGTGATTTGCGGTTCGCGTGAGGCGATTAACAAAATCTTCAAAAGCGAATACATGACGCTGGGTGCCATACTTGGCCCGCACGATGCCTGGCTACTGCTGCGTGGCCTGCGCACCCTGCCCGTGCGGATGGAGCGCGTTGCTGCCTCCACGCGGCAGGTAGTGGATTACCTGGCGCAGCACCCAAAAGTGGAGCGCGTGCTTTTTCCGTTTCTGCCTTCGCACCCGCAGTATGCGCTGGCGCAGAAACAGATGCGTAGTAACTCGGGGCAGTTCTCCATCCTCCTCAAAACGAAGGAGCTGGAGCAGGTAGAGCTGTTCTGCAATAGCCTGCACCGTTTCCTGATGGCTGCCTCGTGGGGCGGGCACGAATCACTGATCTTTCCAGTGGCAGCATCCTATGCCACAGACCAGCCAGCACCGATACTGCCGCTGAACCTGGTTCGCTTCTACGTAGGGCTGGAGGACCCAGATTACCTGATCCAGGACCTGGAGCAGGCGCTGGACAAAGTATAA